A portion of the Falco naumanni isolate bFalNau1 chromosome 9, bFalNau1.pat, whole genome shotgun sequence genome contains these proteins:
- the ST6GALNAC6 gene encoding alpha-N-acetylgalactosaminide alpha-2,6-sialyltransferase 6, translated as MSGSTSQRAAALGVLFALIMLLIIYSSGSGSEVFPYSHLRGRARRPPDLKKWGVKSGYLPVCGNKTLTARCHQCVIVTSSSHLLGTRLGSAIDGAECTIRMNDAPTTGYEADVGNKTSFRVVAHSSLYRVLKRPQEFVNKTPETIFIFWGPPAKMQKSLLKIIQRVSTSFPNMTAYVVSPSRMKQFDDLFRGETGKDREKSRSWLSTGWFTMVIAVELCDAVHVYGMVPPNYCGRRPPPRHLPYHYYEPKGPDECTTYIHNERSRKGNHHRFITEKRVFASWAGLYNITFSHPTWP; from the exons ATGAGCGGCAGCACG AGCCAGCGCGCCGCCGCCCTGGGGGTCCTCTTTGCCCTGATCATGTTGCTGATCATCTACAGCTCGGGTAGCGGGAGCGAGGTCTTCCCCTACAGCCACCTGCGGGGCAGAGCCCGCCGGCCCCCCGACCTCAAGAAGTGGGGGGTGAAAAGTGGGTACCTGCCCGTCTGCGGGAACAAG ACCCTGACTGCCCGCTGCCACCAGTGCGTCATTGtcaccagctccagccaccTCCTGGGCACCCGCCTGGGCTCGGCCATCGATGGGGCTGAGTGCACCATCCGCATGAATGACGCTCCCACCACTGGCTACGAGGCTGACGTGGGCAACAAGACCAGCTTCCGTGTGGTAGCCCACTCCAGCCTGTACCGCGTCCTCAAACGGCCCCAGGAGTTCGTCAACAAGACCCCGGAGACCATCTTCATCTTCTGGGGGCCACCTGCCAAGATGCAAAAGAGCCTCCTGAAAATCATCCAGCGCGTCAGTACCTCTTTCCCCAACATGACAGCCTACGTCGTCTCCCCCAGCCGCATGAAGCAGTTTGATGACCTGTTTCGGGGGGAGACAGGGAAGGACAG GGAGAAGTCACGCTCGTGGCTCAGCACCGGCTGGTTCACCATGGTGATCGCGGTAGAGCTGTGTGATGCCGTCCACGTCTATGGCATGGTGCCACCCAACTACTGTGG ccgccgTCCCCCGCCGCGCCACCTGCCCTACCACTACTACGAGCCGAAGGGCCCCGACGAGTGCACCACCTACATCCACAACGAGCGGAGCCGCAAGGGCAACCACCACCGCTTCATCACCGAGAAGCGGGTCTTCGCCAGCTGGGCTGGCCTCTACAACATCACCTTCTCCCACCCCACCTGGCCCTag
- the ST6GALNAC4 gene encoding alpha-N-acetyl-neuraminyl-2,3-beta-galactosyl-1,3-N-acetyl-galactosaminide alpha-2,6-sialyltransferase, whose protein sequence is MRMLVRLFLTLVCVAVVTVLYVLLCSHACLRPCCWAPAARSSPGAPTVLSFQGYRRVPDGKPLERALCRRCAVVSSSGQMLGSRLGQAIDGQECVLRMNHAPTAGYEEDVGARSTVRVVSHTSVPLLLRNQPYFFQQSQETLYIIWGPAKKMNREKVGSTYQALLKVMEMYPSLQIYTLTEEKMTYCDEVFQNETGKNRMKSGSFLSTGWFTMILAMELCEQICVFGMVSDSYCKEKNHSSVPYHYFEKGRLDECRMYLVHERARRAGHRFITEKTIFSRWAKRRNIIFTHPSWADG, encoded by the exons ATGAGGATGCTG GTCCGACTCTTCCTCACGCTGGTGTGCGTGGCGGTGGTCACCGTGCTGTACGTCCTGTTGTGCTCCCACGCCTGCCTGCGACCCTGCTGCTGGGCCCCGGCGGCACGGAGCAGCCCCGGGGCACCCACTGTCCTCAGCTTCCAGGGGTACAGGCGCGTCCCCGATGGGAAG CCACTGGAGCGAGCGCTGTGCCGCCGCTGCGCTGTTGTCTCCAGCTCGGGGCAGATGCTGGGCTCACGCCTGGGACAGGCCATCGATGGGCAGGAGTGTGTCCTGCGCATGAACCATGCCCCCACCGCTGGCTACGAGGAGGACGTGGGGGCACGGAGCACCGTCCGGGTGGTGTCACACACCAGTGtcccactgctgctgaggaACCAGCCCTACTTCTTCCAGCAGTCCCAGGAGACCCTCTACATCATCTGGGGGCCAGCGAAGAAGATGAACCGGGAGAAGGTGGGCTCGACCTACCAGGCGCTGCTGAAGGTGATGGAGATGTACCCCAGCCTGCAGATCTATACCCTGACCGAGGAGAAGATGACATATTGCGACGAAGTCTTCCAGAACGAGACAGGGAAGAACAG GATGAAGTCCGGCTCCTTCCTGAGCACAGGCTGGTTCACCATGATCCTGGCCATGGAGCTGTGTGAGCAGATCTGCGTCTTCGGCATGGTCAGCGACAGCTACTGCAA GGAGAAGAACCACTCGAGCGTGCCCTACCACTACTTCGAGAAGGGCAGGCTGGACGAGTGCAGGATGTATCTGGTGCATGAGAGAGCCCGGCGCGCTGGGCACCGCTTCATCACCGAGAAAACCATCTTCTCCCGCTGGGCCAAGAGGAGGAACATCATCTTCACCCACCCATCCTGGGCAGATGGGTAG
- the DPM2 gene encoding dolichol phosphate-mannose biosynthesis regulatory protein, producing MATATDQVVGFGLVAFSLLLFVYYTLWIIVLPFIDSDHGIHQYFLPREYAVIIPMVAGLLLLLFIGIFITVVMWKSRKPAKKLD from the exons ATGG CCACAGCAACGGACCAGGTGGTTGGGTTCGGCTTGGTTGCCTTCAGCCTCCTTCTCTTTGTTTACTACACCCTCTGGATCATCGTGCTG CCCTTCATCGACAGTGACCATGGGATCCACCAGTATTTCTTGCCTAGGGAGTACGCAGTGATCATCCCCATggtggctgggctgctgctgctgctatttatAG GTATTTTTATAACCGTTGTGATGTGGAAGAGCAGGAAACCTGCCAAGAAATTGGACTGA